Genomic DNA from Theobroma cacao cultivar B97-61/B2 chromosome 3, Criollo_cocoa_genome_V2, whole genome shotgun sequence:
AAACTAAGAGTTAAACAAACGTAAGATTGAGAAATAACCTCGATTAACAGAACCCTCCGTGCTTTTCTCCTCAGTCGATTCCGCCGCCTCTgccataattaaattaattaatatcaaaattaaaaaggacACAAATACTAATTATAAGAATTTTATAttgagtttaaaaaaaaaaaaggctgatgaaaccaaagagaaacaaataaaaagaagtaaaaagcgGTAGCGCAAAAActgaaaagggaaaagaaggGATATACTTTCgactgctgctgctgctgctgcaaCTTCTTTAGACTCAGCTGGCTTTTCTTCGGTAGGAGGAGGTGGAATTACAGTTTTCTCCTCGGCAACGTCTTGTGGGGCTTCGGCCGGTTCGGGAGCGGGCGGGGGAGGCTCCGATGGTGTTTCGGTTTCAACCTTCTTGGGTTCTTCCTCTGCCATGTGTTTTTGCTGACAAAgatactaaaaattaaaaacagggCGAGTTGAATTAAGCTTGGAAACAgaaatagagagagagagaattaaGAGGAGAGAGGGTTAGTTGAAATATTATAGTTGGGGTTGGGGGAGACTGTAACTGTAGCTTCGCCAATGACTGAGCTGAGCTGGATGGTGGGTACCAATGGTCTATTATGCGTTGGCTGAGAGTGACTCAGACTTTCAGATATCTTTTCCAAACACCCAAAATTAGCAAGAAAAATGTAGGcagacaagaaaaaaaattcatatgtTTCTGGTTTTCTCTGTTCATTTGATtgaaatgtcaaaattttagcCAAAAATAAACTTATCAAGATAACATATTTTGTTGTTGGGTTTTTAACTGAAAGATATGTGGGGTTAAAATCTCAACGGATTTCAGCCTTCAAGTTTTGAGTTTGCCAAGAACGAACCCAACATTTATCAAGTCCTAGTGGTTTAggatttttatgattttagtGTGTTTCCAACAATTTGTGTCGCTATCATTTTACTGGAGATGTTTGCTAAAACGTCTTAATTGACTTAAGGACACTATGAAGTTGAATTCTGCAATAATCAAGGATGCgtattttttgtgtttttttttcattgtctAAAGAATAATGGATAGCTAAGATGAttaatgtatatttttaaatatatgatTATGTATATTGAagttaatttataattaaattttaatgtcTTTAATTTTGGTAATAAGATATATGAAAATTGATTAGTAAAAAATATACGTGAAcaaacatgattttaaatttatttaatagcCTATGTGTTAACTTGATATGAAAGTAATAGATATCTTCGTTTCTTGTTAGCAATATtgaagattttttattttttattagaaaattcCATCATTGAGCCAACTTATTTGATCGCTTTTATTTCAAATATCTGTGCACCTTATTCCATACATTTAAGAGGtgaaaatttatcaatttatgggtaaattaaacaatcaaatcagtaaattattactattttaacAAGATTAAACATGTTGGGATAAAAGTGATGAAATCAATAAtagtttttcaaaataatttgacattctcaaccaaataaaacgttttgaaattcaaatattccaagaaaagaaaaagaataaagattcTATCCTTTGTAATATATAGAATATTaagtatttttggagcaaTTTGTTGCATCTTGCCTCAACAGATTCATTCGCCAGATTACGTTTATGTCCTCAGATTCTTCTCGTGCATTCTTTCTTCGATTTTGTGGTGGAGACGGTATCTTTGTGGGCCAACCGAAACTACCAAGTGTATTCACAATAAGAGACTTAACCCCAACGAGCAAATCTTCTTGAAAACGCAGGCACGCCGAAAGATATTGGAGAAGGGAACGCCTCAGCCAACAACAAAACGGCGTAAACAGCACGCTCCTTAAAGGAGAATAAACAAAGAGGACGTATCCCACTTTAGAAAAAGGCCGCAAAGGTTTTTCTAATCTGTTGGCCTTAAAAAGGGGTTTTCCTAATCTTCTGCCAAAAACAAGCCAAGTGAAGAGATTTTCTTCCCCGTATCAATAcacaaattaataattactattttacgAAACGTATTTAAACTTTAATACactgtaaatttattttggtcttcctttttgttataACTTTTGgcatttattttatcttaaagcAATTGAAATGTTCAACGAATTTATTTTAGCTTTGGTCCGTGGATGAAATGAGGGCGACAGCGAAAACATTCTTATTGTGGCAGATGCCAACATATTCACAGATGTCGTCATGATAAAGAGGGAAATTTCAGTGCATACTACAAAAAAAATGCATTTATGGCTAATTTAAACATTTCTTTGTGCCCCAAGATACTGAAACTCTTTTTCTTGATTGAGAAAGCAACCTTCTTTTCTTGACTGTAAATATAAGTTGTGAAACATTGTAAGAGCACTAAATCTCACGGCATAAAAACCAGAAAGTGGTTGATCAAATAGTTTGATGGATATGGGTATTTGactttgggtttttttttttttcttttatgaaaaAACAAGATGGTTTCCAAATACTTTGCAATATCAAATTGTATTATGCTCAAAATTCCTTGCATTAAGATAGAAGCTttgaggtgatgaattacTGGAAGTTTCTCTTCCATTCActaccaaaattaaaaaatataacttgtATAGCAAGTTATTAACATGAAGCTCAACAATTCATAATAATATCTGTCtagatatataatattataatttaaaataaaataatagtacAGTGTGCTTTTAAAAATCTTCGTTTGTCTGACTTTTTTAtgatgtttatatatatatatatatatatatatatatatatatatggatgtGATAAAAACTTAAACTATTAACAAGAATTCGAGAATATCGTATTTCTTATGGAtggaattatataaattaccacaacaaatttaatttttccttttaacttGTCCAACTCTCAAATCAGTTGATGTACTTTTCCAAAGCTTTTGTTAATCTTCCATTTCTAGACCTATAAAGGCAAGTTTTGAATTATAGTTAAAGTGATTTAATTTTGTCATGTAAACCTAGAGAATGAAATCATTGAAACAAGCTGCCCACCTGGGTAAGTTGCTGCAGTAGTTACTTGTCAGCTGTAGGTTCTGCCTCCTATTTTTCTCAGAGTGGAATATTTCTCTGATGTTTTCTTCCTAAAATTAATAGTGTCTGGAAGCTTTCGTCTACGCTACGACACGATGACAATTTCCCTTGTAGTTGTCGTGCTGAAAGAAAGttacacaatttttttttattgtttgctGGAATTTGATTAAGCGTTGCAACGAGAGAAACCGCAAATTACAATATTGTAAATCCAAGTTGCCAATTGGCAGCATACAACAATGGCAtacacaaatttaattaattatattgtaTAGTGTAGAATGTTGTGATAAACCGATAGAAATGGGCATAGGCACCTCTTGCTTTTAGCATCCATATGAATGATTTCTCGATGGGCCTACTAGTAATATAATATGCATAATcatattattgaaaatttaattaactgTAGATCCATTCaaagtaaataattaaaggGTTTAAAAGCTTCAAGTTTGATGAGTTCTGCAATATCTATTAGACTAAGTTTTGAGCTTACATTTGCTTTTTCTCCTATTCCTCTACCCTTCAAATATCTCCATTATGTTTGGCTTGATCACTTTTTTATAACTTGATAAGTCTAAACGGGGGCTTATATTCAGATTATAGCTTTGGTATAGCTTGTGAAATTGGATTTCCTTATCGCAAAAAAGCATGGGTTGTCATGTCAGCTACATGGCGGACTTTCCAACCAACAAGATGCCTAAGTTATCTTAAGGCTATAGCCATAGGTCTATGAGCATGAACAAGGCAAGATCGGATCCCCACAAAAAGGCAATTTCCAAGAAGTGTGTGATTGCAATGTCTTTGTGGGCAATCCACGAAAGCACCCAATGGCTATTCGTGGCCACCGTGCACTGCAATGCCTTATCTAGAGCGGCAGAAAAACTTTTGAGTATCCTTGTCAAATGTCAATTTATTAACATTGTATTTAAATTGCAAATCTTTTTGTTCCTTGTATAAAGCAATTAACGTTTTAGTTGCAATAAATTACAACTGTTATGCAACTTAGCCTAGTTGTCAGTAACATAagacatttttattttgtaatgattgatgaaaatgatggttattatttatcttagtACATGAACTAATTGAGTTAGCCTTTGAAAGAGTAAACACTAATTGAATTAAGTTTTACACTCAacctccccccccccccccttagTCCTAAAATTATTATCCTATTACACAATTGTTCTTTAATCACATCATATTCTTGATTcctttaaattaaataaatgttcCCTATAACTCTTCAATTAATAGCTATGTTGTATCCTTTAAGAAGTTTAAGGTAAAAGGTTTCATGTGTCGGGTTCCCTGTTAGGTTCATAGGCTTGATCCAACCGAGTCAAAAGTTAGACATATATTTTAGTcttgaatctattttattaataaaatattttatttaattttaattttagaatatatttaaaaatacttaatctaatatatagttttttagtatttaataataaatttaaattttttagtaaGATCGAGTCAAAATccgaatttaaattttaaatgaattgaGGCTGACTCAATCATAAATAACTTTAACTTAAGTAAAAAAcgttaaaacaaaatagataTGTATGATATGGAGAggctttttttattattttttacatgaaatagaaattttcaaaggtaaaataaaagatttagGGAAAATAATTTTGGTTGGAATGAGGCTAAAGTGTCTTGGCGGTTATGAGAGGGATTTTAACAATCAAACAAACAACCGCCACGTGACTTGTctatttgataattaatgaTTCTGCAGCGTTAGATTCACAATCTGGGTTTTCACTTGGACACGTGGTCCATAGAAGGCGGAATTTGTCCGAATCAATCGCTGTCACTGAAAATCTATTCTTGACGTTGTCAGCCAATATTTTGGCACCATCTCCAGTTCTTTTTCATCGTAGCAATTCTCTTGCCACATACCAATGCGAGTTGTGAAGGGGAACTAAGATACTAGCAACGATAACCCATTTGCAATGGAGAAAAGCCCAAACCACGTTTGGGCTTTCTCATCTTGACCcacactttattttttatttttgtaaattttgtaataatgtaaatatgtttttaatataaaaaaattaaacaagttaaaaattttaaatattaaaacatttatttgGAAGGAAAAGTGCAACTTGTAACTGCTAGATGGGAGTCCACTGTCAAGTAGTAGCGAGGAACATGTTTTAGTAAATAGAATCTGGTAATAAGGTATGGTGATTGATATAACCAACCAAATATCATGTAAATATGTTATAAGAAAACGTTTTACAATTTGTTAGTATTATTATGGGTAAAAAATCCTAATTCTTTAActtttagttataatttcatatagatctattaatttttaaaataaataatccgttttacaaaaatatttttcattaaatatataaattcagCCGTTAGTCAATCGTTAATATTTTCGTTAATTTGATGACGTGAAAATgttaaaagaataattttatcttttattaattttcaaaattatcacattatatagactataaattttcatttttaatttttttctattaaaaaataacttatCCCCTACCTCTTCTCGCAGTTGGAGCGTCAGATTTGTGCTCCTTGGGGAGTGCGGGGGTGGGGGGTGACCGATCAGGAGCATTGCCAGCTTACATAAAAAGAATAGTTAAAAAAGGTAAAAGGAATAAAGGTATTTTTGACATTTTACATTTATCTGTTAATGTTATTTATATGtttgaaatgaattatttattttgaaaattaataaatttttgtgaaattataagtaaaagttaaaaaaataagagtattttattttattatcatatatgTCCAGTGATAGTCCTATTGCCGAACATAATATTCCAGCACATATGAATAGAATGCGACACTTCGTAGTCCAAACCTTTTTTTTCCATTGATTAAAAACGTGCAAACAAGCACAAGCCAGTGCCTAATCATATGCTCTACACAATGGTATTAAGTTAAAAAGATCCAattcatttgatttattattattctgtttatttaaattagttcAATCCAGTAGGGTAATGACTCCCCCCCTGTGTCTTTGTTGAAAagaagttataattttttacaaataCCAAAACAGGTCTTGGGAAGAGTATTAGTGGCACGATACTTTTCAGCCTTGTCATCAATGGCAATTTTCCCTTTCTCACGTTGAGCTTCGATGGATGCCTTTTTCTCTGCTACCGTCTTCTGAACTTGAGCTTCCTTATTTTTCAGTTGTTCTATTTTCAGTTTCTTCAGTTTCTCTGCACTTACCTGATCATCATACACAACCTTCATGTCACAAACTTTtgacatatatttatatttacttggttatgtttttgatgcaaacaagttggggagaaagagaattcaaatagttatataaAGTAGCTTTTACCTCAATCATTTTTGATTTGGCCTCGTTACATGCTTTCATTTCCTCCTGCCAGGACTGAGTTTCAGCCATCTTTCGATCCGCTCTGTTCAATAAGTTTTGTTTAAGTTATAAAAGGCTAAATTACTTCATTCCCCCCCACAATCCTTATTACAGGGTTCAGACTAGATGTAATCAATTTACTTACTTGTGATCTACTTTtgccttttctctttctctccaaGCGTTAATTTTCGACTCGAGTTGTTGTGTATTAATTCTTTGAAGCTCTGACATTAAAGAAGGGAAATTCCCAGAGTAAGCTTACAGATGTTAAACATCATTTGGCCAAACGAATTTCTTtgtttagattttttaaaatttgtatttaaatCCAACAACAATATACTATAAAAGACAAAGAAACAAGCATTGTACCAGAATTCTACaagctttaaaaaaaatccaaaccGAGGTATACTTTTAAAGGGGAGGGAGAGGGAAGTAATTAATCCTGCATCCTctccttttttatatttatattttgggTTTTGGAGCAAATATTGACCTAAAAAAGAAGGGTTATAATAAGTGGAACTATACCTTTGTCCATTGTAGAACCTTTGGAACTCTCCATCAGTTTTCTTTCACTTGTGTTGATTTTCTTCCGTACGATGGAATGATGGcggaatgaaaaagaaagttgtAGGAGACTCTCTGCTGCTTTTATCAGCCTTGTTCGTGGACAGATTTAAACTGAACAATTATGATTAGTAATCACAGGTGAAAACAGGCATGCATGCagattaaaatcaattaacccaaattcaattttctcatgatTCACGTGTAACAATAATTTCTAAATTATCATACTGAAGCAAATAGAATTTCTACCATACGTTTATAGTTTGACATTTTAAGTAAGCGGTCACTGCTGATGTGTATTTCCTTTTTGTATATAGAGATTTACACCTTAGGAAACAATTACAACAAAGcttttattatcataattaCACgtgttttttctattttagctcatcaaaatttgaaaaatatactAAATTTTAGATCATATGAACTGTTAAATAAAGAGATTTGTTTTGTGAGCGTgaaaaaatatgattataaattaaattatatctCACGAGAAGAttctaatttaaattttccaaATATAACATAATGCAAATCTCATGCTTAGagaataaatcataataatgGTCTATTGAATTGCCACTATTATTGATCACAAATTTATGTCTAGAAATACAAACAATAGATATATCCATTCATCAATACATAGATACGGATATAACATCAAATTATATAGCCGAATAGCTGTTGTCATCTTCGGAAGGAGCCTTGGCGAAAACTGTAAATATTACGAAGGCTCCATATAATATTGTGACAACGGCTGTGAAGTTTACAAGGTATGCCTCAGCACCATATTTAGCAAGGCCTGAGTTCTCAAGGAATGTAAGCTTCTCCAGGAACCCTATGGAGGCGTTGCCAATGGCCAAGATGTATACAAACAGTCCCAACAGTACGTGCCAAGGAAGCGATTCGCTTCTTAACCCGGCTGATCCTCCAGGGTAGAAGAAGACGAGAAAGCCATATATCCACTACAAAATTAcattttccctttcaaaatcattttctaaAAGAGAACAATTGCGTTCATCATGCTTAAAAATCCATGGAGTGTAATATCCAAacgaaaacaaaaaagaaaaatccattGAGTGTTATGAATGAGCAAATGGACTCACACCACATAATTCGTCAGAGCCAAGCCCAATTGCTCAATGGCAACCTAAGCTTAACCCTTCCATTTGGGCTTCAATAAGCCCAATTTAAACCCATGTGTGCTCTACCTCTGCTTGTATAGCTTATCACTATATAATAATTCCAGAAAAGAAATGACAAGCAAAACAGGTTTAAACAAGTTAATGGAATGAGGTGATTCTATTACCTGAATGCCATAAAGAACAATGATTCCCATCCCAAGCCAAGAATGCAAGCTGTAGAGATTGACTATTGAACTCTCATTATGGTACTTGAACGCCGTATAGATACCAATAATGCCCAGAATTAATGCAATGGCATGGAGCACAAGATGTATCAACTTCTTCACATCCTTACTCAGAGGCAATGACTTGTAGCTCATAATGGCTGCATTGTGTGTTGTTTGGAGCATGGTTTAGTTTACTCAATCCAGGAAAACGAAATTCAGAagcaatatatttttttatcaacgGAAAAGGTGTGTTGGATTACCTTCACCTCCCAAGATGATGAAGCCAATCAACATCAATACAGGATGGAGCTGCAGAAAGAGTAAAATGGTTAGGCACATTTGCAGCAATAATTAAGGACTGCCCGAAATGTTTCACCTTTTTGCTTCCTTATTACGTTAAGAAGGGGTAAATCATTCTAGGATTCTTATTATGTTCATAAGGGTATTGATATTATTCAAAGAAACCGAAGAAACAAACACTTAGATGTCAAAATTCCTGGTGCATTCAACATGAAAGAGACATTGTTAAGAAGCCagtcaaaatattaaatgttcaGACAATGAGAAAAATTTGGAATGCCagtaattataattgaaaatactTCTATATTGATcttcaatttgttttttcttcttttcctcctTCCTCTTTTGGACACTGCAAAAGAGCTAAAGCATGAGAGAGTGATAACTTAGATAAGTCCGAAACAAACAAGCCTATCCACGGAAATCATGTGACAAACAAATTTGAGGGCtcaattaattagttaaatccAAAGCAAGTAGATGGATACCCGGTTTAATGCATAATACTactatataataaatataaaagccTCACTAATGACATAATTAAACCCATAATCATAAATTTGTATAAGTTTTTAATTCGAATATATCAAGTCTCTCATCCTTCTTGCTCCTCTCAACATTATTTATTCTGAAAATATCAGAAACCACGTGGTAGGGTATTAATGTTTTGTAAAGTTCTCGAAAAGTTTCTGGCATTTATACAGAAAATGCCAAAAAGAGGCACAagataaccaaaaaaaaaaaaaagaattcaattataaaagaaGGGTAGGTAGGTCTTCTACACGACAGACACGGGGGTAAGTATACCAATATAATATGTATGGTTTCAGCCCCTGTTCTGCATAGATGAACATTGACGACGCAGCACCAAATTTGGCCACAACAAAGGGGAATTTAGAACTAGCCCCATGCTCCAGCCCCCATTCAATTGCCCAATAACAAACCTTCCAAGTTGTTAGGTGATACTTACGGAGCAGCCTCTTTGAATATGAATTCGAAACTTTCGAATAGCAAACAAGTTTAGGGTTGGTTACAGAAATTGAGTAGTAGTAGTATTTCTTTCTAGGGGAATCAAATGTAGCTCTATCATTCAAAGAATTGTTCACCAGGCAATAAAGATATATTTAGTTGAAGACTTTAAAGCCTGGCAATGATCAAGATAATTTACAGGAAAATTGATATGCGGCCGTGTCAATTCACAATTGACTGGCATCCAGTACCCATAGCAGCAAAAAAGGGATGATCAAATATGAAATTCTAAAGAATGAAACAACTTGCCTAGTGCCAATTTGGAAAAAGGCAAAACCAATACTCTCCTTCATTAGTTTAGGGCTTAAAGTTTAAGATTCTATGAAATAATGGAAAAGATATATGATAGGGTGAGGGCAGAGTTGTATTTCTACtgtataaattattaattccATTCGTCAAACTCAATAACAAACAGCCAAAGGACCATGAGTTTTCTGATGGACATGAACAGGGGTTGAGTGAATGAAATCACCCAAAGTCCCAAACCAAAAGAATATCATCAATGATTTAATCCGAGAGGAGAAACAGAGACCCAGAAACCAAGCAAAATTCCACTGGAAGCCATAACTGAGttgataaaatcaaataaaaattaaaaaagaaaaagaaaaaattgatagaacaccctcccatcacacacacacaacatgaaagaagaaagagaagaagaaaagaaagggagaCTAAAAACTTACATTAAAGATAAGATTTTTGTTTGAAGAAGCCCAAGCTAATCCGCCTCTGA
This window encodes:
- the LOC108661368 gene encoding remorin-like, whose amino-acid sequence is MESSKGSTMDKELQRINTQQLESKINAWREREKAKVDHKADRKMAETQSWQEEMKACNEAKSKMIEVSAEKLKKLKIEQLKNKEAQVQKTVAEKKASIEAQREKGKIAIDDKAEKYRATNTLPKTCFGICKKL
- the LOC18605557 gene encoding transmembrane ascorbate ferrireductase 1 isoform X2 is translated as MAIRALHLTIVPHALAVAAAVMVLVWCIYFRGGLAWASSNKNLIFNLHPVLMLIGFIILGGEAIMSYKSLPLSKDVKKLIHLVLHAIALILGIIGIYTAFKYHNESSIVNLYSLHSWLGMGIIVLYGIQWIYGFLVFFYPGGSAGLRSESLPWHVLLGLFVYILAIGNASIGFLEKLTFLENSGLAKYGAEAYLVNFTAVVTILYGAFVIFTVFAKAPSEDDNSYSAI